One segment of Pan paniscus chromosome 20, NHGRI_mPanPan1-v2.0_pri, whole genome shotgun sequence DNA contains the following:
- the FAAP24 gene encoding Fanconi anemia core complex-associated protein 24 — translation MEKNPPDDTGPVHVPLGHIVANEKWRRSQLVQEMQGRIKLIFEDGLTPDFYLSNRCCILYVTEADLVAGNGYRKRLVRVRNSNNLKGIVVVEKTRMSEQYFPALQKFTVLDLGMVLLPVASQMEASCLIIQLVQEQTKEPSKNPLLGKKRALLLSEPSLLRTVQQIPGVGKVKAPLLLQKFPSIQQLSNASIGELEQVVGQAVAQQIHAFFTQPR, via the exons ATGGAAAAGAACCCCCCTGATGATACGGGCCCTGTGCACGTGCCTTTGGGGCATATTGTGGCCAATGAGAAATGGCGCAGGTCACAGCTGGTACAGGAGATGCAAG GGAGAATTAAGCTCATTTTCGAGGATGGCTTGACACCAGACTTTTATCTGTCGAACAGATGCTGCATTCTTTATGTCACCGAAGCTGATTTGGTGGCAGGAAATGGCTACAGAAAGAGGCTTGTTCGGGTTAGAAAT tCCAATAATCTTAAAGGAATTGTAGTCGTTGAAAAAACCCGGATGAGTGAACAATACTTCCCAGCCCTACAGAAGTTTACTGTGCTGGACCTTGGAATGGTGCTGCTTCCAGTGGCCAGCCAGATGGAAGCATCCTGCCTCATCATCCAGTTG GTTCAAGAGCAAACCAAAGAGCCCAGTAAGAACCCTCTTCTCGGGAAGAAACGGGCCCTGCTGCTGTCTGAGCCTTCGCTCCTTCGAACCGTGCAGCAGATCCCAGGAGTTGGAAAAGTTAAAGCTCCCCTTCTCCTCCAGAAGTTTCCAAGCATCCAGCAACTGAGTAATGCTTCCATTGGGGAACTGGAGCAGGTGGTCGGACAAGCAGTGGCACAGCAGATCCATGCCTTCTTCACGCAGCCCAGGTGA